In Rhizobium jaguaris, a single window of DNA contains:
- the tnpA gene encoding IS200/IS605 family transposase, with protein MDEQTLSHATWDCKYHVVFGSKYRTKRLYGDVRRELGELLRRLAQQKGCQIEEGHLMPDHVHMLISIPPKYSVAHIVGFLKGKTALYVANKYARKRRYKGYHFWARGYFVSTTGYNEQVVRQYIRNQEKADKASDFADLFNRSY; from the coding sequence ATGGATGAGCAAACGCTCTCGCATGCGACGTGGGACTGCAAGTATCACGTTGTTTTTGGCAGCAAATACCGAACGAAAAGACTCTACGGGGACGTACGGCGTGAGTTGGGAGAACTCTTACGTCGGCTGGCACAGCAGAAAGGCTGCCAGATCGAAGAGGGTCATTTGATGCCCGACCATGTGCATATGTTGATATCGATCCCGCCGAAATACTCGGTTGCGCATATTGTCGGCTTTTTGAAGGGCAAGACAGCCCTTTACGTTGCCAACAAATATGCGCGCAAGCGCCGCTACAAGGGTTATCACTTTTGGGCGCGCGGGTATTTCGTATCGACGACGGGCTACAACGAGCAGGTCGTCAGACAATATATCCGTAATCAGGAAAAGGCCGACAAAGCTTCCGACTTTGCCGACCTCTTCAATCGTAGCTACTAA
- a CDS encoding universal stress protein, giving the protein MYKKILIATDGSDHAHKAAEIGAVLAAAYEAEVHLVHVLLSGEIDENLRRMVETEHLDDLYSKASAGLVPGLPATFSSRDSAGNFRILQALGSEILNRASTDVKTRGVRQVSTHLMEGDAAEQIAKVIEEVHPDLVVCGARGLSSLSQLVLGSVSTKVAQLSSVTCVTVR; this is encoded by the coding sequence ATGTACAAGAAGATCCTAATTGCCACGGATGGGTCCGACCATGCACATAAGGCCGCCGAAATTGGAGCCGTTCTTGCAGCGGCATATGAGGCCGAGGTCCACTTAGTGCACGTGTTACTTTCCGGTGAAATCGACGAAAATCTGCGACGCATGGTGGAAACAGAGCATCTTGATGATTTATACTCAAAGGCGTCAGCCGGACTTGTGCCCGGCCTTCCAGCCACATTTTCGTCAAGGGATTCTGCAGGCAACTTTCGCATCTTGCAGGCGCTCGGCAGCGAAATTCTCAACAGGGCCAGCACCGACGTCAAGACGCGCGGTGTGAGGCAAGTTTCGACACATCTCATGGAGGGTGATGCCGCCGAACAGATCGCAAAAGTGATCGAGGAGGTGCATCCCGACCTCGTCGTCTGTGGAGCAAGGGGCCTTTCAAGCCTGTCGCAACTGGTGCTCGGCAGCGTATCCACCAAGGTTGCCCAGCTTAGCTCCGTCACCTGTGTGACGGTGCGGTAA
- the ubiV gene encoding ubiquinone anaerobic biosynthesis protein UbiV, which translates to MMPNAAIGLTLGPVPYLWEEERWRDFYFRIADEAPLDVVVLGETVCSKRLHFTEAAIGEVIERLEASGKLVQLSTLALVTLERELQYQKEVASSTSHMVEANDLSALHLLRGRPHAVGPLVNVYNASTAKFLAKNGATTICLPPELPATSVQVITRECRDIQYELFAFGRLPLAMSARCAHARSKGKIKDNCQFVCGQDPDGLVVSTLAKKPFLTLNGVQTMSFTCQAILPDRDQLAALGVNSLRLSPQTCDMVSVARLFRSLISGQIGGDEAAEALRRIYPDVPLSNGFHHQQAGAAWIGRNRNAEMGSAQ; encoded by the coding sequence ATGATGCCAAACGCCGCAATAGGACTGACCCTCGGACCCGTGCCTTATCTTTGGGAGGAAGAGCGCTGGCGGGACTTTTACTTCCGCATCGCCGACGAAGCGCCCCTGGACGTCGTTGTTCTGGGTGAAACCGTCTGTTCCAAAAGGTTGCACTTTACAGAGGCAGCTATTGGAGAGGTCATCGAAAGGCTCGAAGCGTCGGGGAAACTCGTACAATTGTCGACGCTGGCTCTGGTGACCCTGGAACGGGAGTTGCAGTACCAGAAGGAAGTCGCGAGCAGCACAAGTCATATGGTCGAAGCCAATGACCTGTCGGCCCTCCATCTTTTACGCGGCCGACCCCATGCGGTCGGACCACTCGTGAATGTTTACAACGCATCAACCGCCAAGTTCCTTGCCAAAAACGGTGCGACGACGATCTGCCTGCCGCCGGAACTGCCCGCTACGTCCGTACAGGTCATCACACGGGAATGCAGGGATATCCAATACGAACTATTCGCCTTCGGTCGACTGCCGCTCGCGATGTCGGCGCGGTGCGCGCATGCAAGATCCAAGGGAAAGATAAAGGACAATTGCCAATTCGTCTGCGGCCAGGACCCGGACGGCCTGGTGGTCAGCACCCTGGCCAAGAAGCCGTTTCTCACCTTGAATGGCGTCCAAACGATGTCATTCACATGTCAGGCAATCCTGCCGGATCGCGACCAGCTCGCGGCGCTTGGTGTAAATTCGCTGCGGCTTTCGCCACAAACTTGCGACATGGTTTCGGTTGCGCGCCTTTTCCGGAGCTTGATCTCGGGACAGATCGGAGGAGACGAAGCGGCAGAGGCGTTGCGTCGAATTTACCCTGACGTCCCGCTTTCGAACGGCTTTCATCACCAGCAAGCCGGTGCGGCGTGGATCGGCCGAAACCGCAACGCTGAGATGGGCTCCGCCCAATGA
- a CDS encoding peroxiredoxin, producing MEAVNSNRDEMPQALRINDKAPGFTARSTAGEISLLAYRERWLLFFSHPADFTSVCTSEFIALAQAQEKFAKLNCNLLGLSVDSLYSHVAWLRDIERSFGVKVRFPVIEDSAMVIARAYGMLDSSSQNSGTVRATYVIDPEGMIRAIVWYPMNVGRSVDELLRLVEALQTSDRECALTPEGWRPGQALVEPAASSMDDAEQVAEGQTWYYRERLA from the coding sequence ATGGAAGCAGTGAATTCGAATAGGGATGAAATGCCGCAAGCCCTGCGGATCAACGACAAGGCGCCCGGCTTTACCGCCCGTTCCACGGCCGGCGAGATATCTCTGTTGGCTTACCGGGAGCGTTGGCTTTTATTTTTCTCCCACCCGGCCGATTTCACTTCTGTCTGCACCAGTGAATTCATTGCCCTTGCCCAAGCCCAGGAGAAATTCGCCAAGCTGAATTGCAACCTGTTAGGACTATCGGTCGACAGTCTCTATTCGCATGTCGCCTGGCTGCGTGACATCGAACGCAGCTTCGGCGTGAAGGTGAGGTTCCCGGTTATCGAGGATTCTGCGATGGTTATCGCCAGGGCATACGGGATGCTCGACAGCTCCTCGCAGAACAGCGGCACGGTCCGCGCCACCTATGTTATCGATCCGGAGGGCATGATCCGTGCCATCGTCTGGTATCCGATGAATGTCGGCCGCTCGGTGGATGAACTTCTGCGCCTTGTCGAGGCCCTGCAGACATCAGACCGGGAGTGTGCGCTGACGCCGGAAGGCTGGCGGCCAGGTCAAGCGCTGGTCGAGCCTGCGGCATCCTCTATGGACGACGCCGAGCAGGTGGCCGAAGGCCAGACTTGGTACTATCGGGAGCGTCTCGCATGA
- a CDS encoding MBL fold metallo-hydrolase gives MSDSITDAHLSHASEIVRNALENPTQRPVIQSFFDPATFTVSHVVRDPSSRVCAIVDSVLDYDPASGRTMNVSARALIDYVKSENLEVQWLLETHAHADHLSAAPFLQAELGGQLAIGREIIRVQEVFGKIFNAGTEFQRDGSQFDQLFRDGDRFKIGNLDAVVLHVPGHTPACLAYVVGDAVFPGDTLFMPDYGTARCDFPGGDARTLYRSIKRLTQLPDAARMFMCHDYKAPGREDYAWETTVGAERTGNIHVHDGVTEEEFVKMRRDRDATLAMPRLILPSVQVNMRGGKLPPAEDNGVQYLKIPVNAL, from the coding sequence ATGTCCGACTCCATCACCGATGCGCATCTTTCGCATGCTTCGGAAATCGTCCGCAACGCGCTCGAAAATCCGACGCAACGCCCTGTAATCCAATCATTCTTTGACCCTGCGACCTTCACGGTCAGCCATGTCGTCCGCGATCCCAGCTCCAGGGTCTGCGCCATCGTCGACAGCGTCCTGGATTACGATCCTGCGTCCGGACGCACGATGAACGTCTCGGCTCGCGCACTTATTGATTACGTGAAATCCGAAAATCTCGAAGTGCAATGGCTGCTCGAGACGCATGCCCATGCCGACCACCTTTCCGCGGCGCCATTCCTGCAGGCCGAGCTCGGCGGCCAGCTTGCGATCGGCCGCGAGATCATTCGCGTGCAGGAAGTCTTCGGCAAAATCTTCAACGCAGGTACGGAGTTCCAGAGGGACGGCAGTCAGTTCGACCAGCTCTTCAGGGACGGCGACCGCTTCAAGATCGGCAATCTGGATGCGGTTGTCCTTCATGTGCCCGGACATACGCCTGCCTGCCTGGCGTATGTCGTCGGCGATGCCGTCTTCCCCGGCGACACATTGTTCATGCCGGATTATGGTACCGCGCGCTGCGACTTTCCGGGCGGCGACGCGAGAACGCTCTATCGATCCATTAAACGCCTGACCCAGCTTCCGGACGCGGCACGCATGTTCATGTGCCATGACTACAAGGCGCCGGGCCGGGAGGATTACGCCTGGGAGACGACCGTAGGTGCCGAACGCACAGGCAATATCCATGTGCATGACGGCGTGACCGAGGAAGAGTTCGTAAAAATGCGCCGGGATCGGGACGCCACGCTGGCGATGCCGAGGCTGATACTGCCCTCGGTGCAGGTCAACATGCGTGGGGGCAAGCTGCCTCCCGCTGAGGACAATGGTGTCCAGTACCTGAAGATTCCGGTGAACGCCCTATGA
- a CDS encoding ArsR/SmtB family transcription factor: MTGLSPFSDVMQDKAAEAAEFMRLFSTPSRLLLLCHIAQKERSVGEIQDELGFKQPALSQQLGELRQAGVVQTRRESRQIYYSIADDRVAVVMEMLMQMFCGEVPATLAEAPKGRGVGAVSLGEMARWARLDKTD; the protein is encoded by the coding sequence ATGACCGGCCTGTCCCCTTTTTCCGACGTGATGCAGGATAAGGCCGCGGAAGCCGCCGAATTCATGCGGCTGTTCAGCACGCCGAGCCGGCTGCTGCTCCTCTGTCATATTGCGCAAAAGGAACGCTCAGTCGGCGAGATACAGGACGAACTGGGCTTCAAACAGCCGGCGCTCTCCCAGCAATTGGGTGAACTCCGTCAAGCCGGTGTCGTCCAGACACGCCGCGAATCCCGGCAGATCTACTACTCGATTGCCGATGACCGCGTCGCCGTCGTCATGGAGATGCTGATGCAAATGTTTTGCGGAGAGGTTCCGGCTACCCTCGCTGAAGCTCCTAAGGGTAGGGGCGTCGGGGCCGTTTCATTGGGCGAGATGGCACGCTGGGCGCGGCTCGATAAAACAGATTGA
- the ubiT gene encoding ubiquinone anaerobic biosynthesis accessory factor UbiT, with translation MLIQPKLPGAIRVVPLPLAQRVATLLFDQVLTKHPALFDRLGCFETSRFAFIPNDLPFAFLICPAKKAIQTFRRGTRMAADATIEGPFFLLLALVEGRVDGDALFFSRRLTVTGNMEAVLALRNALDDNNIDLAEDLASTAGPLQSAVKVAIVFLRRHALTAEGLAWN, from the coding sequence ATGCTCATCCAGCCAAAACTACCCGGAGCTATTAGGGTTGTTCCACTGCCGCTCGCTCAGCGGGTGGCGACGTTGCTTTTCGATCAAGTTCTCACCAAACACCCGGCTCTCTTCGATCGACTGGGTTGTTTCGAAACAAGCCGCTTTGCCTTCATACCCAACGATCTGCCGTTCGCCTTTCTTATATGCCCAGCAAAAAAGGCGATCCAAACCTTCAGGCGCGGCACCCGCATGGCTGCCGACGCCACGATCGAGGGACCGTTCTTCCTCTTGCTCGCGCTTGTCGAAGGTCGTGTGGATGGCGACGCGCTCTTTTTCTCACGGAGACTCACGGTTACCGGGAACATGGAGGCGGTGCTGGCTCTCCGAAACGCGCTCGACGACAATAATATCGATCTTGCGGAGGATCTCGCCAGCACTGCCGGCCCACTGCAATCTGCCGTAAAAGTAGCGATTGTGTTTCTGCGCAGGCACGCTCTCACCGCGGAGGGCCTGGCGTGGAATTGA
- a CDS encoding patatin-like phospholipase family protein, with protein MVAAAKAMQRKPLRVDLALQGGGAHGAFSWGVLDRLLEEPWLEIEGISGTSAGAMNAAVMAHGYVADGAAGAREALEAFWRKVSEAARFSPFQRGPLDFLLGRWTLDNSPVFVAMDMMARVFSPYDLNPAGANPLRAILAETVDFERLAASPIKLFVTATNVRTGRGRVFRNGELTPDVLLASACLPTLFQAVEIDGEAYWDGGYAGNPTITPLARECTSQDTILVQINPVERPGTPRSAREILNRLNEVSFNAVLLKELKMIALLRKVAQLDDDEGARWASMRIHRVASDAMTDLGYSSKLNAEWEFLTMLHKEGRRSADAFLAAHGDDLGRRSSLDLDVLLEGV; from the coding sequence ATGGTGGCAGCTGCGAAGGCAATGCAACGGAAGCCACTCCGCGTCGACCTAGCCCTTCAGGGCGGCGGCGCCCACGGTGCTTTTTCCTGGGGTGTCCTCGATCGCCTTTTGGAGGAGCCATGGCTGGAGATCGAGGGGATTTCAGGCACCTCGGCGGGAGCCATGAACGCGGCAGTCATGGCGCACGGCTATGTTGCCGACGGCGCCGCAGGCGCTCGCGAGGCGCTGGAGGCATTCTGGCGCAAGGTATCCGAGGCGGCGCGCTTCAGTCCCTTTCAACGCGGTCCCCTCGACTTCCTGCTCGGTCGCTGGACGCTCGACAACTCGCCCGTTTTTGTGGCGATGGACATGATGGCGCGTGTGTTCTCGCCCTACGATCTCAATCCTGCTGGCGCCAATCCGCTTCGCGCCATATTGGCGGAAACCGTCGATTTCGAGCGGCTCGCGGCCAGTCCGATCAAGCTGTTCGTGACGGCAACGAATGTCCGCACCGGCCGCGGCCGCGTTTTCCGCAACGGCGAGCTGACCCCGGATGTGCTGCTAGCTTCTGCATGCCTGCCGACGCTGTTTCAAGCCGTCGAGATCGATGGTGAAGCCTATTGGGACGGCGGTTACGCTGGCAACCCGACGATCACGCCACTGGCCCGCGAATGCACTTCGCAGGACACCATCCTCGTGCAAATCAATCCGGTTGAAAGGCCGGGCACACCTCGATCCGCGCGCGAGATCCTCAATCGTCTTAATGAAGTCTCTTTCAACGCAGTCCTTCTGAAGGAACTGAAGATGATCGCTCTGCTCCGGAAGGTCGCGCAGTTGGATGACGATGAGGGCGCGCGCTGGGCGTCGATGCGCATCCACCGGGTCGCAAGCGACGCCATGACCGACCTCGGCTACTCGTCAAAACTCAATGCGGAATGGGAGTTTTTGACCATGCTGCACAAGGAGGGGCGCAGGTCCGCCGATGCGTTTCTAGCCGCACATGGCGACGATCTTGGCCGTCGCTCGTCGCTTGATCTCGATGTCTTGCTGGAAGGGGTCTGA
- a CDS encoding FAD-dependent oxidoreductase has protein sequence MFAGPEVFQQGFDVCVVGAGPVGIAVALELSRRGMRALLIEAGPKQSKRPERNETGFDIGEDLHHAADQVTSATGLGGTSERWGGQCVELDDIDFEARDYVTDSGWPISHDKISPFYQRARALLSSNVASERLEPESETDFPISRESWTRIRNTARANRAELASSENLFVALDARVKALAFDPVEGRLNSISVACRGGAYKVRADHYVLACGGRGNTRLLLNLQVAFPQLFGGSDGPLGRFYMGHIAGQIAQIEFATKEYAERYLFKRTSTGTFVCNRFQPGPKLQRALELPNIAFWPTNRRAAFGEADAALSLLYLWNSRKAVVHKATWSEADRSRYHNVLRNILRNPLGTTFSALDLLRQKYGAAEPYLVLRRPDMRYGLRYHGEQIPSSSNRAYLKPEQDADGQFKLEVSFRYLPQDIGGTLQAHLALDRWLKERKIGKLVFDTAPENLEEHIDSQAKDGYHQIGLTKMGVDRKHAVVNHNCRVIDIANLYIAGSSVFPTSGQANPTLPAVAFAVRLAEHLVTEIRRQSTPAAFSMSSRLEPQMASPLSVPRSIC, from the coding sequence ATGTTTGCGGGTCCAGAGGTGTTTCAACAGGGTTTTGACGTGTGTGTCGTCGGCGCAGGTCCGGTCGGCATTGCCGTTGCGCTGGAATTGAGCAGACGCGGCATGCGAGCGCTGCTTATCGAAGCTGGGCCTAAACAATCGAAACGACCCGAACGAAACGAAACTGGGTTCGACATAGGCGAGGATCTCCATCACGCTGCGGATCAGGTTACTTCGGCCACCGGACTTGGCGGCACCTCCGAACGATGGGGTGGGCAATGCGTTGAGCTGGATGACATAGATTTCGAAGCAAGAGATTATGTCACAGATTCCGGTTGGCCTATTTCTCACGACAAGATTTCGCCTTTCTATCAGCGGGCGCGAGCTCTTCTGAGCAGTAATGTCGCCAGCGAGCGATTGGAGCCGGAATCGGAGACTGATTTTCCAATATCCCGGGAAAGCTGGACACGAATACGCAACACAGCCAGAGCCAACAGGGCTGAGCTTGCTTCTTCGGAGAACCTCTTCGTCGCCTTGGACGCGAGGGTCAAAGCTCTGGCGTTCGACCCCGTGGAAGGACGGCTAAATTCCATCTCGGTTGCGTGCCGCGGTGGTGCGTACAAGGTCCGCGCCGACCACTATGTGCTGGCCTGTGGCGGCAGGGGTAATACCCGGCTGTTGCTGAACCTCCAGGTCGCGTTTCCGCAATTGTTCGGAGGAAGCGACGGGCCGCTCGGGCGCTTTTACATGGGGCACATCGCCGGGCAGATCGCGCAGATCGAATTCGCCACCAAGGAGTATGCCGAGCGGTATCTTTTTAAGCGCACATCCACCGGAACCTTCGTCTGTAATCGGTTTCAACCCGGCCCGAAGCTGCAACGGGCACTCGAACTGCCGAATATCGCTTTTTGGCCGACGAACCGAAGGGCCGCTTTCGGTGAAGCCGACGCGGCGCTCTCGCTGCTATATCTCTGGAACAGTCGGAAAGCCGTCGTCCACAAGGCGACATGGAGCGAAGCCGATCGATCCCGTTACCACAATGTGCTGCGTAATATACTGCGTAATCCCCTTGGCACGACCTTTTCCGCGTTGGATCTGCTTCGCCAAAAATATGGCGCAGCCGAACCGTATCTCGTGCTGCGCAGGCCCGACATGAGGTACGGCCTTCGCTATCATGGGGAGCAAATTCCAAGCAGCTCAAACCGCGCCTACCTCAAGCCCGAGCAAGATGCGGACGGCCAGTTCAAGCTGGAGGTCTCATTCCGATATTTGCCTCAGGATATTGGCGGCACGCTTCAGGCGCACCTCGCCCTCGATCGGTGGCTCAAGGAGCGCAAAATAGGCAAGCTGGTATTCGACACAGCACCCGAAAATCTTGAAGAGCATATCGATTCGCAAGCCAAGGACGGCTACCATCAGATCGGGTTGACCAAGATGGGCGTGGACCGCAAGCACGCCGTCGTCAATCACAACTGTCGCGTCATCGACATCGCTAACCTCTATATTGCGGGCAGCTCCGTTTTCCCTACGTCCGGACAAGCCAACCCCACGCTTCCCGCCGTTGCATTCGCCGTTAGGCTCGCCGAACATCTTGTCACTGAGATTCGCCGTCAAAGCACGCCAGCGGCTTTTTCGATGAGCAGCCGTTTGGAGCCCCAGATGGCATCGCCTCTAAGTGTCCCGCGAAGCATTTGCTGA
- a CDS encoding Crp/Fnr family transcriptional regulator — protein sequence MKIDRTVVRSLALFDKMTDADLDRLLSHATSRRIPLGEAVFEQGQEATSFFLLLHGRLKVTQVTEDGQQIIVRIVHPGDLFGFAKALRRSDYPGTAIAAAESVALSWPTEIWPDFVEQNPRLAVTTMQTIGQRLDEAHTRIREMSTEEVERRVAHVVWRLCQQAGKREPNGIRIDFQISRQDIAEMTGTTLFTVSRILSAWEARGLVEGGRQKLLVRDPEGLSLLAEGGKE from the coding sequence GTGAAAATTGATCGGACTGTCGTCAGGTCGCTGGCCTTGTTCGACAAGATGACCGACGCCGATCTCGATCGGCTGTTGAGCCATGCGACGTCGCGACGTATCCCTCTGGGCGAAGCCGTGTTCGAACAGGGTCAGGAAGCCACAAGCTTTTTCCTTCTTCTGCACGGGCGGCTGAAAGTCACTCAGGTCACCGAGGACGGACAGCAGATCATCGTGCGCATCGTGCATCCCGGCGATCTGTTCGGTTTTGCGAAAGCGCTCCGCCGTTCGGACTATCCTGGAACGGCCATTGCCGCCGCCGAAAGCGTCGCCCTGTCCTGGCCGACGGAGATCTGGCCGGATTTTGTCGAGCAGAATCCGCGTCTTGCAGTCACCACCATGCAGACGATCGGCCAGAGGCTCGACGAGGCGCATACACGTATCCGGGAAATGTCCACTGAGGAGGTCGAACGTCGCGTCGCCCACGTCGTCTGGCGGCTTTGCCAGCAGGCCGGCAAGCGCGAGCCAAACGGCATTCGCATCGACTTTCAGATTTCACGCCAGGATATCGCCGAGATGACCGGAACCACGCTCTTTACAGTCTCCCGGATATTAAGCGCCTGGGAAGCAAGGGGACTGGTTGAAGGCGGCCGGCAAAAGCTTCTTGTCCGCGATCCGGAAGGCCTTTCGCTCCTTGCGGAAGGCGGTAAGGAGTAA
- the ubiU gene encoding ubiquinone anaerobic biosynthesis protein UbiU: MELICPAGTPAAFREAVDAGADAVYCGFRDETNARNFPGLNFTREELSQAIRYARSKNVRTFVALNTFMTAGREELWHTATDDAVRLGADALILADFGLMAYTAEKHPEQRLHVSVQASASNADAISFLVETFRAARVVLPRTLTIADIARLTPKINCEVEIFVFGGLCVMAEGRCSLSSYATGKSPNMNGVCSPASHVTYRQEGTDLLSELGGFTINRFSAGEATGYPTLCKGRFAVGDTEGYAFEDPVSLEVMDQLEVLKAAGVSALKIEGRQRGKAYVAEVVATLRAAMEATPAERLRLLARLRVLSEGQQTTHGAYEKRWR, from the coding sequence GTGGAATTGATATGCCCCGCAGGCACGCCTGCCGCTTTCCGTGAGGCAGTCGACGCTGGTGCCGACGCTGTCTATTGCGGATTTCGCGACGAAACCAATGCGCGCAACTTTCCTGGTCTGAATTTCACACGCGAGGAATTGAGCCAGGCAATCCGATATGCGCGCTCCAAAAACGTCCGAACTTTCGTCGCGCTGAATACCTTCATGACAGCTGGTCGCGAGGAATTATGGCATACTGCCACCGACGATGCCGTGAGACTTGGCGCCGACGCGCTGATCCTCGCCGATTTCGGTCTGATGGCCTATACGGCCGAGAAGCATCCCGAACAGCGGCTGCATGTTTCGGTGCAGGCATCCGCTTCCAATGCGGATGCAATTTCATTCCTGGTGGAAACATTTCGAGCGGCTCGCGTCGTGCTTCCGCGAACGCTGACGATCGCCGATATCGCCAGGCTTACCCCGAAGATCAATTGCGAGGTGGAAATTTTCGTGTTCGGAGGACTTTGCGTCATGGCCGAAGGCCGATGCTCACTTTCATCCTATGCGACGGGCAAATCCCCGAACATGAATGGAGTATGCTCTCCCGCCAGCCATGTGACCTATCGTCAAGAGGGGACGGACCTGTTGTCTGAACTTGGCGGGTTTACCATCAACCGGTTCAGTGCCGGCGAGGCGACTGGATATCCAACACTTTGCAAAGGCCGTTTCGCCGTCGGCGACACCGAGGGATATGCCTTCGAGGATCCTGTCTCGCTCGAAGTTATGGATCAGTTGGAGGTTCTAAAAGCCGCGGGTGTTTCGGCGTTGAAGATCGAAGGGCGCCAGCGCGGAAAGGCCTATGTCGCAGAAGTGGTTGCCACCCTGAGAGCGGCCATGGAAGCGACTCCGGCCGAACGTCTCCGCCTTCTCGCCCGGTTGCGCGTTCTCAGCGAGGGCCAGCAAACCACGCACGGCGCCTACGAGAAGCGGTGGAGATGA
- a CDS encoding GntP family permease — MGLLGILIGLGLLVWLAFRGWSVLLLAPLGALVAALFAGEPVLAHWTLTFMNSAAHFFAQFFPLFLLGALFGKLMEDSGSITAIADFMMRRLGKNHAILAVVIAGALITYGGVSLFVAFFVLAPMAQELFRSAGIPRRLMPAAIVLGTSTFTMSAFPGTPSIQNAIPMPFFGTTPFAAPGLGIIASAIMLCFGLWWLRRIEATTRKSGEGFGEGVPATSDDLASDDRMRERASVGREFDPAEIARGKRAQAKPPILVALLPLAVVILVNLSMTLLILPSLDLGFLSEDRWGGISRSAVSGVWAVATALAAAVVTVVVLNFRRLPALRATMDAGANASVLPAVSVASLVGFGAVVAAMPAFAIVRDWVLGIGGGPLVSIAVATNILAALTGSASGGLTIALDALGSTYLMRAQATGLDPALLHRVAVIGAGTLDSLPHNGAVVTLLAVCGSTHGESYRDIVVVGIIGAILALIAVIVLGTMLGSF; from the coding sequence GTGGGGCTTCTCGGCATACTGATAGGGCTCGGGCTGCTAGTTTGGCTCGCCTTCCGGGGCTGGAGCGTGCTGTTGCTGGCGCCGCTTGGCGCCCTCGTCGCGGCGCTGTTTGCTGGCGAACCGGTGCTGGCGCACTGGACGCTGACCTTCATGAACAGTGCTGCACATTTCTTTGCTCAGTTCTTTCCGCTGTTCCTGCTCGGCGCACTCTTCGGCAAGCTGATGGAGGACAGCGGCTCAATAACCGCCATCGCCGATTTCATGATGCGGCGGCTCGGAAAGAACCACGCAATCCTCGCCGTCGTCATCGCCGGTGCACTGATCACCTATGGCGGCGTTAGCCTCTTTGTCGCCTTCTTCGTCCTCGCGCCGATGGCGCAGGAACTGTTCCGGTCGGCCGGCATTCCGCGGCGGCTGATGCCTGCGGCGATCGTGCTTGGAACATCGACTTTCACTATGTCGGCATTTCCGGGAACGCCATCGATACAGAATGCCATCCCAATGCCCTTCTTCGGTACGACGCCGTTTGCTGCGCCAGGACTCGGCATCATCGCTTCGGCGATCATGCTTTGCTTCGGCCTATGGTGGCTTCGTCGCATCGAGGCGACTACGCGCAAGTCCGGCGAAGGGTTCGGGGAGGGCGTGCCCGCGACATCAGACGATCTCGCTTCCGACGACCGGATGCGCGAACGCGCCTCGGTCGGCAGGGAATTCGACCCTGCCGAAATCGCTCGTGGCAAACGTGCTCAAGCTAAGCCACCCATCCTGGTCGCGTTGTTGCCGCTCGCCGTCGTTATCCTCGTCAATCTCAGCATGACGTTGTTAATCCTACCGTCGCTCGATCTTGGGTTTCTTTCGGAAGATCGATGGGGCGGAATTTCCCGCTCCGCAGTGAGCGGTGTATGGGCCGTCGCTACGGCGCTGGCAGCCGCTGTCGTGACCGTCGTCGTGCTGAATTTCCGCCGATTGCCGGCGTTGCGCGCGACGATGGATGCTGGTGCCAACGCATCCGTCCTTCCGGCGGTCTCCGTCGCCAGCCTGGTAGGCTTTGGGGCGGTCGTCGCGGCAATGCCGGCCTTTGCCATTGTACGCGACTGGGTGCTCGGTATCGGTGGAGGACCGCTTGTCTCGATTGCAGTGGCCACCAATATCCTGGCAGCTCTCACCGGCTCCGCCTCCGGCGGTCTCACGATCGCCCTCGACGCGCTTGGCAGCACCTACCTGATGCGCGCACAGGCAACAGGTCTCGACCCGGCGCTGTTGCACCGTGTCGCGGTCATTGGGGCAGGCACACTGGATAGCCTGCCTCACAACGGGGCAGTCGTGACCCTGCTTGCCGTTTGCGGGTCAACCCACGGAGAAAGCTATCGCGATATCGTTGTTGTCGGAATTATCGGCGCGATCCTGGCACTCATCGCAGTCATTGTTTTGGGAACCATGCTCGGATCATTCTGA